A single Marinobacter sp. es.042 DNA region contains:
- the rsgA gene encoding small ribosomal subunit biogenesis GTPase RsgA, with the protein MAKRRLNKQQQFRIKKVQEERAARAARKEKKVQEQADAGELGPEQEGLVIAHYGQQLDVEALEGDQEGNVVRCFVRANIDSLVTGDKVVWRPGKNETGVIVARSERRNLLQRPDNFGALKPVAANIDHIILVIAPEPEPHDNLIDRYLVASEITDIPAVILLNKTDLITDSNREYIDALLGRYETLGYEVVRTSAAESGDKPSPEVEALVKDQTSVFVGQSGVGKSSIIQTLMPDEAIRVGAVSESTGKGIHTTTTAKLFHLPLGGDLIDSPGIREFGLWHMTAQEIEYGFREIREVIGTCKFRNCRHMGDPGCAIDRAAEEGKISPERLKSFHRILQDMTEQQARGLKLD; encoded by the coding sequence ATGGCAAAACGGCGACTGAACAAACAGCAACAATTCCGCATCAAGAAAGTCCAGGAAGAGCGTGCGGCCCGGGCGGCGCGCAAGGAGAAGAAGGTTCAGGAGCAGGCCGACGCCGGTGAGCTCGGGCCTGAGCAGGAAGGGTTGGTCATTGCTCACTATGGGCAACAGCTGGATGTCGAAGCGCTTGAAGGCGACCAGGAAGGCAATGTGGTTCGCTGCTTTGTTCGGGCCAATATCGATTCCCTGGTAACTGGCGACAAGGTTGTCTGGCGGCCGGGGAAGAATGAGACGGGGGTTATCGTTGCCCGCAGTGAGCGCCGCAATCTGCTGCAGCGGCCGGATAATTTTGGTGCCCTCAAGCCGGTGGCCGCAAACATTGATCATATTATTCTTGTGATTGCGCCGGAGCCGGAACCTCACGATAACCTGATTGACCGGTATCTGGTGGCATCCGAGATCACAGACATTCCGGCGGTGATTCTGCTGAACAAGACCGATCTGATCACCGACAGCAACCGGGAGTACATCGACGCGCTTCTGGGCCGATATGAGACACTGGGCTATGAGGTGGTTCGAACGTCTGCCGCTGAGTCCGGTGATAAACCTTCGCCAGAGGTTGAGGCACTGGTGAAGGATCAGACCAGTGTCTTTGTGGGGCAATCCGGGGTGGGCAAGTCATCCATTATCCAGACCCTGATGCCCGATGAGGCCATTCGCGTGGGAGCTGTGTCGGAGAGCACCGGCAAGGGGATTCACACGACAACCACGGCTAAACTTTTCCACCTGCCGCTCGGAGGCGATCTGATTGACTCGCCGGGGATCCGTGAGTTCGGGCTCTGGCATATGACAGCGCAGGAGATCGAGTATGGCTTTCGGGAAATTCGGGAGGTGATCGGCACCTGCAAGTTCCGCAACTGCCGGCACATGGGTGACCCCGGTTGCGCCATCGACAGAGCTGCGGAGGAAGGGAAAATCAGCCCGGAGCGGCTGAAAAGCTTCCACCGGATACTTCAGGATATGACGGAGCAGCAGGCCCGCGGGCTGAAGCTGGACTGA
- the hfq gene encoding RNA chaperone Hfq produces the protein MSKGHSLQDPYLNALRKERIPVSIFLVNGIKLQGQIESFDQFVILLKNTVSQMVYKHAISTVVPARNVRIPQQAPGGEGESED, from the coding sequence ATGTCAAAAGGGCATTCGTTACAAGACCCTTACCTTAATGCATTGCGCAAGGAACGCATTCCGGTTTCCATCTTTCTGGTCAACGGTATCAAGCTTCAGGGCCAGATTGAGTCTTTCGACCAGTTCGTGATTTTGCTGAAAAATACTGTCAGCCAGATGGTCTACAAGCACGCTATTTCCACTGTGGTTCCTGCCCGAAATGTCCGCATTCCGCAGCAGGCTCCGGGAGGAGAGGGCGAGTCTGAAGACTGA
- the queG gene encoding tRNA epoxyqueuosine(34) reductase QueG: protein MSTTATWTTTHPELADLPSLIHQWAAEFGFADVGITNADTGEHADHLKDWLAAGYQGEMDYMAHHGDKRYTPDSLVPGTTRVISVRMDYLPSPDSPKEALTNREGAYVTRYALGRDYHKLIRKRLAQLAAKIDEAVSGYDYRAFVDSAPVLERALAQRAGLGWIGKNNMLIHPKAGSFFFLGEIFTSAPLPIDEPFETDHCGSCSACLDLCPTDAFVGSHKLDARRCISYLTIELKGSIPEELRPLMGNRVFGCDDCQLVCPWQKFSKPTSEKDFQPRHGLDNSSLAELFLWTEEQFLKRTEGSAIRRTGYEGWLRNLAVGLGNAPSTIPVIEALKQRADHPSEMVREHVQWALKRHGL from the coding sequence ATGAGCACCACAGCAACCTGGACCACGACACACCCGGAACTTGCGGATCTGCCGTCGCTCATCCACCAGTGGGCAGCTGAATTCGGGTTTGCCGATGTGGGCATTACCAACGCGGACACGGGCGAGCACGCCGACCACCTGAAGGACTGGCTTGCGGCAGGTTACCAGGGCGAAATGGATTACATGGCCCACCACGGGGACAAGCGCTATACGCCTGACTCTCTGGTGCCGGGCACCACGCGGGTTATATCCGTGAGAATGGATTATTTGCCCTCACCAGACAGTCCGAAAGAAGCGCTTACTAACCGGGAGGGTGCTTATGTCACGCGTTATGCGCTGGGTCGGGATTACCATAAACTGATCCGTAAGCGTCTTGCACAGCTGGCAGCGAAGATTGATGAGGCCGTGAGCGGATACGATTACCGGGCTTTTGTAGACAGCGCTCCGGTGCTGGAGCGCGCACTGGCGCAGAGAGCGGGTCTCGGCTGGATCGGCAAGAACAATATGCTGATTCACCCGAAGGCCGGCTCGTTCTTTTTCCTCGGGGAAATCTTCACCAGCGCCCCCCTGCCCATCGATGAACCCTTTGAAACGGATCATTGCGGCAGCTGTTCGGCCTGCCTCGACCTTTGCCCGACGGACGCCTTTGTTGGCTCGCACAAGCTTGATGCCCGACGTTGCATAAGCTATCTCACCATCGAGCTGAAAGGGAGTATCCCAGAGGAGCTGAGACCTCTAATGGGCAACCGGGTTTTCGGTTGCGATGACTGCCAGCTGGTGTGTCCATGGCAGAAGTTCAGCAAACCAACCAGCGAGAAGGACTTTCAACCGAGGCACGGGCTGGACAACAGTTCCTTGGCAGAGCTTTTTCTATGGACCGAGGAGCAGTTCCTCAAACGCACCGAGGGCTCTGCGATTCGGCGAACAGGCTACGAGGGCTGGCTGCGCAACCTGGCGGTCGGGCTGGGCAACGCGCCGTCAACCATCCCGGTGATTGAAGCCCTGAAGCAGCGGGCGGACCACCCTTCGGAGATGGTCCGCGAGCACGTCCAGTGGGCGCTGAAGCGGCATGGCCTATAG
- the mutL gene encoding DNA mismatch repair endonuclease MutL, giving the protein MPPIRLLSPRLANQIAAGEVVERPASVVKELVENALDAGANRVDVEVEQGGVKLIRVRDDGSGIEEDDLPLALSRHATSKIASLDDLEAVASLGFRGEALASISSVSRLTLTSRTESQEAASRVEVEGREMDARISPAAHPVGTTVEVRALFFNTPARRKFLRTEKTEFNHVEECVRRQALSRFDAGFTLRHNQRVVQSLRPAESALDRERRIGSLCGQQFIDNAVVIDAEATGLRLWGWVALPTFSRSQADLQYFFVNGRVIRDRLVAHAVRQAYRDVLYNNRHPAFVLYLEVDPATVDVNVHPTKHEVRFRDGRLVHDFIFRTLHKALADVRPDDHFRGAVAQSFGREAATQGQEAVPATGASAEGGWNGQPSVSNYGYSGGSGAGFGGQSQPQQEWRASDQMAFYQSLNAGGGSDGQQAMPASDRAATPMPTPPADSDQEPPLGYAIAQLHGIYILAQGRAGLIVVDMHAAHERITYERMKRALAEQDLKSQPLLVPLSLAVSQKEAALTESHGEELQKLGLQIERIGPETLAVRQVPALLRGADTEQLVRDVLADLIEHGQSDRVEAVTHELLGTMACHGSVRANRQLTIPEMNSLLRDMEATERSGQCNHGRPTWTLVTMSELDKLFLRGR; this is encoded by the coding sequence ATGCCCCCCATTCGATTGCTGTCACCGCGGCTCGCGAACCAGATTGCCGCGGGTGAGGTGGTTGAGCGCCCCGCGTCTGTCGTCAAAGAGCTGGTTGAAAATGCCCTGGATGCCGGCGCCAACCGCGTCGATGTTGAGGTGGAGCAGGGCGGCGTCAAGCTGATTCGAGTTCGGGATGACGGCAGTGGTATTGAGGAAGACGATCTTCCCCTGGCGCTTAGCCGCCATGCGACCAGCAAAATTGCCAGTCTGGACGATCTGGAAGCCGTGGCGTCCCTGGGTTTTCGGGGAGAAGCGCTTGCCAGTATCAGCTCTGTCTCCCGGCTTACCCTGACCTCAAGGACCGAGTCCCAGGAAGCGGCCTCTCGGGTCGAGGTCGAGGGCCGGGAAATGGATGCGAGAATTTCGCCCGCAGCGCATCCGGTCGGAACGACCGTCGAAGTGCGGGCCCTGTTTTTTAATACCCCGGCTCGCCGCAAATTTTTGCGTACTGAAAAGACAGAATTCAATCACGTCGAGGAATGTGTGCGGCGTCAGGCACTGAGCCGCTTCGATGCCGGCTTCACGTTGCGCCATAACCAGCGCGTCGTACAAAGCCTCAGGCCAGCGGAGTCGGCCCTGGATCGCGAGCGTCGGATTGGTTCACTTTGCGGCCAGCAGTTTATCGATAACGCCGTGGTTATTGATGCGGAAGCCACCGGGTTGCGACTCTGGGGCTGGGTCGCTCTTCCCACGTTTTCGCGCAGCCAGGCCGATCTCCAGTATTTCTTCGTCAACGGCCGCGTTATTCGTGACCGCCTGGTAGCTCATGCCGTGCGCCAGGCCTATCGGGATGTGCTCTACAATAACCGGCATCCGGCGTTTGTATTGTATCTGGAAGTCGACCCCGCCACCGTCGATGTAAACGTCCACCCGACCAAGCACGAGGTCCGGTTTCGGGATGGTCGGCTGGTTCACGATTTCATCTTCAGAACCCTGCACAAGGCGCTGGCCGATGTCCGGCCGGACGATCATTTCCGCGGCGCAGTGGCGCAGTCTTTTGGTCGCGAAGCAGCCACCCAGGGTCAGGAAGCAGTACCGGCCACCGGCGCCTCTGCCGAGGGGGGCTGGAACGGTCAGCCATCGGTATCCAACTATGGTTACTCCGGCGGCTCAGGCGCCGGCTTTGGCGGGCAGTCGCAGCCGCAACAGGAGTGGCGCGCCAGCGATCAGATGGCCTTTTATCAGTCCCTGAATGCCGGTGGCGGAAGCGATGGACAGCAGGCCATGCCCGCAAGCGATCGCGCCGCCACGCCAATGCCAACACCGCCTGCAGACAGTGACCAGGAGCCGCCGCTCGGATATGCCATCGCCCAGCTGCACGGGATCTATATTCTTGCCCAGGGGCGGGCGGGGCTCATTGTTGTGGACATGCACGCGGCCCACGAGCGCATTACCTATGAGCGAATGAAGCGGGCGCTTGCCGAGCAGGACCTGAAAAGCCAGCCGTTGTTGGTGCCGCTGTCGCTGGCGGTCAGCCAGAAAGAAGCAGCCCTGACCGAGAGTCACGGCGAAGAACTGCAGAAGCTGGGTCTCCAGATTGAGCGGATTGGTCCGGAAACCCTCGCCGTGCGGCAGGTGCCGGCGCTTCTGCGTGGTGCTGACACAGAACAGCTGGTGCGTGACGTTCTGGCGGATCTCATTGAGCACGGCCAGAGTGACCGCGTCGAGGCGGTGACGCATGAGCTGCTCGGAACCATGGCATGCCATGGTTCGGTGCGTGCCAACCGGCAGTTGACCATTCCCGAGATGAATTCGCTGCTCAGGGACATGGAGGCGACCGAGCGCAGTGGCCAGTGCAACCATGGCCGGCCGACATGGACCCTGGTGACCATGTCTGAGCTGGACAAGCTGTTTCTCCGGGGGCGCTGA
- a CDS encoding NAD(P)H-hydrate dehydratase, with the protein MPPSAGHSLPDALFSADAVRQIDRYVIDQQGVDGFELMQSAAHAAFRCLVRHWPNCGSVLVLCGAGNNGGDGYLVAASAKRHGLDVSCVAVAPTGKLSGDARKAWQKALADGVDVLDLEALGESSLDDLFASAGLIVDAMLGTGVSGAPREPFTTLISRCNSASAPVLAVDLPSGLNATTGAAEGDVVNAARTVTFIGLKAGLFTGQGAAVCGEVVFESLDTDEGIAGSGQKPVARRRDWGSVMPWLPPRPANAHKGRFGHVLVVAGDRGFGGAGLLAAEAAARSGAGLVSLATRPEHLTAALARCPSVMVHGLIHGSELPTLLDAASVVVCGPGIGRSAWGQQMLEQVVASGKPRVLDADALNLLAGRVAIPADNHILTPHPGEAARLLNCLVPEVEADRMAAARKLQALYGGTVLLKGAGTVVASEDGGLDIISGSNPGMATGGMGDVLSGIVAAVLAQIGDGQKAAVLGASVHLAAADRAARTTGFIGLIPTDVIDALPLVFRESERSPGAESS; encoded by the coding sequence ATGCCGCCGTCCGCTGGGCACAGTCTACCAGACGCACTGTTTTCCGCCGATGCGGTGAGGCAGATCGATCGCTATGTGATTGATCAGCAAGGTGTTGATGGTTTTGAGCTGATGCAGTCCGCCGCCCACGCCGCTTTTCGTTGCCTGGTACGGCATTGGCCAAACTGCGGCTCGGTGCTGGTCCTGTGCGGTGCGGGTAACAACGGTGGTGACGGTTACCTGGTCGCGGCAAGTGCGAAAAGGCACGGTCTGGACGTCAGCTGTGTCGCGGTTGCGCCGACCGGCAAATTGTCCGGCGACGCCCGTAAAGCCTGGCAAAAGGCCTTGGCGGACGGTGTAGATGTTCTTGACCTCGAGGCTCTCGGCGAGTCATCGCTGGACGATCTGTTTGCCAGCGCGGGCCTGATTGTTGATGCCATGCTCGGTACTGGCGTGTCCGGTGCCCCCCGGGAACCGTTTACGACTCTGATAAGCCGGTGTAACAGCGCTTCAGCGCCTGTCCTTGCGGTGGATCTGCCCTCCGGGCTTAATGCGACCACGGGAGCGGCCGAGGGGGATGTGGTTAATGCGGCCAGGACAGTGACCTTTATCGGGCTCAAGGCTGGCTTGTTCACGGGGCAAGGTGCGGCAGTGTGCGGCGAGGTGGTTTTCGAATCTCTGGATACCGACGAGGGTATCGCCGGTAGCGGCCAGAAGCCCGTTGCCCGCCGTCGTGACTGGGGTTCTGTGATGCCCTGGCTACCACCCCGGCCTGCCAACGCTCACAAGGGAAGATTCGGGCATGTGCTGGTGGTTGCGGGTGATCGCGGATTCGGTGGGGCCGGTCTGCTGGCGGCAGAGGCTGCGGCGCGATCGGGTGCCGGGCTCGTGTCGTTGGCGACCCGCCCCGAGCATTTGACAGCGGCCCTGGCAAGATGTCCATCCGTCATGGTTCATGGCCTGATCCATGGCTCGGAGTTGCCGACGTTGCTTGATGCTGCCTCGGTTGTCGTGTGTGGCCCGGGTATCGGGCGAAGCGCCTGGGGCCAGCAGATGCTCGAGCAGGTGGTTGCCAGCGGCAAGCCGAGGGTGCTGGACGCGGATGCGCTGAACCTTTTGGCTGGTCGAGTAGCCATTCCAGCGGATAATCACATCCTGACTCCGCATCCGGGCGAGGCGGCCAGGTTGCTGAATTGCCTGGTGCCCGAGGTTGAGGCAGACAGGATGGCCGCCGCCAGAAAGCTGCAGGCGCTGTATGGCGGCACGGTGCTTTTGAAAGGCGCCGGCACCGTTGTCGCGTCTGAGGACGGCGGCCTGGATATCATCAGTGGCAGCAATCCCGGAATGGCGACTGGCGGAATGGGAGATGTCCTCTCCGGTATTGTTGCGGCTGTTTTGGCTCAGATTGGTGACGGACAGAAAGCGGCAGTGCTGGGTGCATCCGTGCACCTTGCTGCGGCTGACCGGGCTGCGAGAACCACGGGGTTTATCGGACTGATACCGACCGATGTCATCGATGCGCTGCCGTTGGTGTTTCGGGAATCTGAAAGGAGTCCGGGGGCTGAATCGTCATGA
- the hflX gene encoding ribosome rescue GTPase HflX, producing MFERPDVGERAVLVHIDFTAHDGTEDPGEFRELVTSAGVEPVSTVTGSRKQPSPRFFVGEGKLEEIRDAVAANEADVVLFNHALSPRQERNIEHELKCRVLDRTGVILDIFAQRARTHEGKLQVELAQLEHMSTRLVRGWTHLERQKGGIGLRGPGETQLETDRRLLRERIKSIHKRLEKVRRQRNQGRRARQRADIPTVSLVGYTNAGKSTLFNRITTSSVYAADQLFATLDPTLRRLELPDVGPVVMADTVGFIRHLPHKLVEAFRATLEETTQATLLLHIIDSHDPRREENIEQVEEVLAEIGADDIPMLQVFNKIDLLENFTPRVERNEEGIPVRAWVSAVTGEGLDGLFDAIVERVAEDVVHHFVLLGPADGKLRALLHEAGSVISEEYRDTGDTVVEVRLQNRDWHQLLSRAGVNEKSVRLDVGHA from the coding sequence TTGTTTGAACGTCCTGATGTCGGTGAGCGCGCGGTCCTCGTCCACATCGATTTTACTGCCCACGATGGTACCGAAGACCCCGGTGAGTTCCGGGAGTTGGTCACCTCTGCCGGTGTTGAGCCTGTCTCAACCGTTACCGGGTCCCGCAAGCAGCCCAGCCCCAGATTTTTCGTTGGTGAGGGCAAGCTGGAAGAAATTCGTGATGCAGTAGCGGCGAACGAAGCGGATGTTGTGCTGTTTAACCATGCTCTGAGCCCTCGCCAGGAGCGGAATATTGAGCATGAGCTCAAGTGCCGTGTACTGGACCGCACCGGCGTCATTCTTGATATCTTCGCTCAGCGGGCACGGACTCACGAAGGTAAGCTTCAGGTAGAGTTGGCGCAGCTCGAGCATATGTCCACTCGACTGGTTCGGGGCTGGACCCACCTTGAGCGACAGAAAGGCGGTATCGGGCTTCGCGGGCCTGGTGAAACCCAGCTGGAAACCGACCGTCGGCTCTTGCGGGAGCGCATCAAGTCTATCCACAAGCGTCTGGAAAAAGTTCGTCGCCAGCGCAACCAGGGCCGCAGGGCCCGTCAGCGGGCTGACATTCCCACGGTATCGCTGGTTGGATATACCAACGCGGGTAAATCCACTTTATTCAACCGTATTACTACTTCCTCCGTATATGCTGCAGACCAGCTGTTCGCCACGCTGGATCCGACGTTGCGGCGGCTGGAACTTCCGGATGTCGGGCCGGTCGTAATGGCGGACACCGTGGGCTTCATCCGGCATCTGCCGCACAAGCTGGTTGAGGCGTTCCGGGCGACGCTTGAGGAAACAACGCAGGCGACGCTGCTGCTTCACATCATCGACAGCCATGACCCGCGCCGCGAGGAGAATATTGAGCAGGTTGAGGAAGTGCTTGCGGAGATCGGGGCGGATGACATTCCCATGCTGCAGGTGTTCAACAAGATTGATCTGCTCGAAAATTTCACGCCTCGGGTTGAGCGCAACGAAGAGGGTATCCCGGTGAGAGCGTGGGTTTCCGCGGTGACTGGCGAAGGCCTGGACGGGTTGTTCGATGCGATCGTGGAGCGGGTGGCCGAAGATGTCGTTCACCACTTTGTTCTGCTGGGTCCCGCAGATGGCAAATTGCGTGCACTGTTGCATGAGGCAGGATCGGTGATCAGCGAGGAATACCGGGATACCGGCGATACGGTCGTTGAGGTGCGCCTGCAGAACCGGGATTGGCATCAGCTGCTGAGCCGCGCCGGTGTGAATGAAAAGTCAGTCAGGCTGGACGTGGGTCACGCCTGA
- the tsaE gene encoding tRNA (adenosine(37)-N6)-threonylcarbamoyltransferase complex ATPase subunit type 1 TsaE produces the protein MSIMGNERRVFLENEAETEHLGRELARTVVESGHGLVVYLDGELGMGKTTISRGVMRGLGHEGAVKSPTYTLVEPYETLNPPTYHFDLYRLGDAEELEYMGIRDYFSAGNLCLIEWPERGKGILPEPDLEVHLETRGEGRSVVLRARSELGAGVLNELELIGPAS, from the coding sequence ATGAGCATAATGGGTAACGAGCGTCGGGTTTTTCTGGAGAACGAGGCCGAAACCGAGCATCTCGGTCGGGAGCTGGCCAGGACCGTCGTGGAGTCTGGCCATGGCCTGGTTGTTTATCTGGATGGTGAGCTCGGCATGGGGAAAACCACCATCAGTCGGGGCGTTATGCGCGGATTGGGTCATGAGGGGGCAGTAAAAAGCCCGACCTATACCCTGGTAGAGCCCTACGAGACTCTGAATCCACCGACATACCATTTTGATCTTTATCGCCTGGGCGACGCCGAAGAACTGGAATACATGGGCATCCGCGATTATTTTTCCGCAGGAAACCTGTGCCTGATCGAGTGGCCAGAGAGAGGCAAGGGGATATTGCCCGAGCCAGACCTGGAGGTTCATCTCGAAACTCGGGGGGAGGGGCGGTCTGTGGTCCTCAGGGCCCGCTCAGAGCTGGGCGCTGGGGTGCTGAACGAACTGGAGTTAATTGGTCCGGCGTCATAG
- the orn gene encoding oligoribonuclease yields MAESNRLVWIDLEMTGLDPEKERIIEMATIITDSELNIVAEGPVIAVHQPQSFLDSMDEWCTRTHGESGLTKRVQESDISESEAEQQTIEFLKKYVEKGQSPLCGNSIGQDRRFLVKYMPELEDFFHYRNLDVSTVKELARRWRPDVLAGVKKKGSHLALDDIRDSINELRHYREQFFKL; encoded by the coding sequence ATGGCAGAAAGCAATCGCCTCGTATGGATCGATCTGGAAATGACAGGCCTGGATCCGGAAAAAGAACGGATCATCGAAATGGCCACAATCATCACCGATTCGGAACTCAATATTGTCGCGGAAGGACCGGTTATTGCCGTCCATCAGCCACAATCCTTTCTGGATTCCATGGACGAATGGTGCACCAGAACCCATGGTGAAAGCGGACTGACCAAGCGCGTTCAGGAAAGCGATATCTCCGAGTCTGAAGCCGAACAGCAGACCATCGAATTCCTGAAAAAATACGTAGAAAAGGGCCAGTCACCCCTGTGCGGCAACAGCATTGGCCAGGATCGCCGGTTCCTCGTCAAATACATGCCCGAACTGGAAGACTTCTTCCATTACCGGAATCTTGACGTATCCACAGTGAAAGAACTTGCCCGCCGCTGGCGCCCGGATGTCCTCGCCGGCGTAAAAAAGAAAGGTAGCCACCTTGCACTCGACGACATCCGAGACTCCATCAACGAACTGCGTCATTACCGGGAACAGTTCTTCAAGCTATAG
- the miaA gene encoding tRNA (adenosine(37)-N6)-dimethylallyltransferase MiaA, whose protein sequence is MGPTASGKTDLAIALCEHLPCEIISVDSAMIYRGMDIGTAKPTAAELARAPHRLIDICDPAETYSAADFRRDALAAMAEITAAGRIPLLVGGTMMYFKALLHGMSGLPSASPAVRRALEQEAEERGWEALHEELRGSDPVAAERIHPNNRQRLMRALEVLRLTGKPISEFWRADQGGCEQTTGVAQDGDIEDYTYFTRWQADETSLLPYTVIQLAITPPERRVLHERIRLRFLKMLEAGFVDEVRALMIRDDLHPDLPSMRCVGYRQAWSYLSGEDDYETFVSKGVAATRQLAKRQLTWLRKWSDVDWLDSGDKHIAEVALKKIRLRTTFNFNK, encoded by the coding sequence ATGGGGCCTACGGCTTCCGGTAAGACAGACCTGGCAATAGCGCTCTGCGAACACCTGCCTTGCGAAATCATCAGCGTGGATTCCGCAATGATCTATCGGGGTATGGATATCGGAACTGCCAAGCCGACTGCCGCAGAGCTTGCGCGGGCGCCCCACAGGTTGATTGATATCTGCGATCCGGCGGAAACGTACTCCGCTGCGGATTTCCGTCGGGACGCGTTGGCCGCGATGGCCGAAATAACGGCCGCAGGCAGGATCCCGCTTCTAGTCGGCGGCACCATGATGTATTTCAAAGCGCTGCTTCATGGAATGTCCGGTCTGCCATCGGCCAGCCCCGCTGTGCGACGGGCGCTGGAGCAGGAGGCTGAAGAGCGGGGTTGGGAGGCTTTGCATGAAGAGCTGCGGGGCAGTGATCCGGTGGCAGCCGAGCGGATCCATCCGAACAACCGGCAGCGTCTGATGCGGGCCCTGGAGGTATTGCGCCTTACCGGCAAGCCGATTTCGGAGTTCTGGCGAGCCGATCAGGGTGGCTGTGAGCAAACAACGGGAGTGGCGCAGGACGGCGACATTGAGGATTACACCTATTTCACTCGCTGGCAGGCAGACGAAACATCTTTGCTTCCGTATACTGTTATTCAACTTGCTATAACACCGCCTGAGCGGCGGGTGCTCCATGAGCGGATTCGCCTGCGGTTTCTGAAAATGCTGGAGGCGGGGTTCGTTGATGAAGTTCGGGCACTGATGATCCGGGACGACCTGCACCCTGATCTCCCTTCTATGCGTTGTGTCGGATATCGCCAGGCCTGGAGCTATTTGTCCGGGGAAGACGACTACGAGACATTTGTCAGCAAGGGAGTGGCAGCAACACGCCAACTGGCGAAGCGGCAGTTGACTTGGTTGCGTAAGTGGTCAGATGTGGACTGGCTGGACAGCGGCGACAAACATATCGCTGAGGTAGCCTTGAAAAAAATCCGACTTCGCACCACATTTAATTTTAACAAATGA
- a CDS encoding N-acetylmuramoyl-L-alanine amidase yields the protein MNCAKLSKQLVWPIALLLVTLAFHGSAATQVESARIWPAPDHTRLVLDTGGQVEHNIFSLSGPARLVIDLKNTNLKTDFSGLDLSGSPIKRIRSAPRNGNDVRVVLDLKADIKPRSFQLEPNQQYGHRLVVDLIDESGSRLEKATTPTVTQDSNGKRDVIVVIDAGHGGEDPGAIGPRGTHEKDVVLKMAKTLASLINERPGYTAKLTRTGDYYIGLRNRTILARKYNADLFVSVHADAFRTPQPRGASVFALSQRGATSETARWLANSENRSDLIGGAGGLSLDGRDDMLAGVLLDLSMTASINASLGVGSSVLGKLGGVAKLHKPGVEQAAFAVLKSPDIPSILVEAGFISNPQEEKNLATEWYRNKLAGAIMKGIDDYFQKTPPPGTLLASQKQNRQGGNSISHYRIQRGDTLSGVARKNQTTVSELMQYNDLRDDRVMVGQTIRIPAS from the coding sequence ATGAATTGTGCAAAGCTGAGTAAACAACTGGTCTGGCCGATTGCGCTATTGCTTGTGACATTGGCGTTTCACGGTTCGGCGGCGACACAGGTCGAGAGTGCCCGTATCTGGCCCGCGCCCGATCATACCCGGCTGGTTCTGGACACTGGCGGGCAGGTGGAGCACAACATTTTCTCCCTGAGCGGCCCGGCGCGGCTGGTGATCGATCTCAAGAATACCAACCTGAAGACCGACTTTTCCGGTTTGGACCTTTCCGGCAGTCCGATCAAGCGAATCCGCAGTGCGCCGAGGAACGGCAACGATGTTCGCGTCGTTCTGGACCTGAAGGCAGACATCAAGCCGCGGAGTTTTCAGCTTGAGCCGAATCAGCAGTATGGCCACAGACTGGTGGTCGACCTGATTGACGAAAGCGGCAGTCGGCTGGAAAAGGCGACCACGCCCACAGTGACTCAGGACTCGAACGGAAAGCGGGACGTTATCGTCGTTATCGATGCCGGGCATGGTGGGGAAGACCCAGGTGCCATTGGCCCAAGAGGAACCCATGAAAAAGATGTGGTTCTGAAAATGGCGAAAACTCTGGCTAGCCTGATCAATGAGCGGCCCGGATACACCGCTAAACTGACGAGGACGGGGGACTATTACATTGGCCTTCGCAATCGAACGATTTTGGCCAGGAAATACAATGCCGACCTGTTCGTATCGGTACACGCCGATGCCTTCCGAACGCCGCAACCGAGGGGAGCCTCCGTGTTCGCTCTTTCCCAGCGGGGTGCAACCAGTGAGACGGCCCGATGGCTGGCCAACAGTGAGAACCGGTCGGATCTGATCGGCGGGGCCGGCGGGCTGTCCCTCGATGGCCGGGACGACATGCTTGCCGGTGTTCTGCTGGACCTCTCCATGACGGCCAGTATCAACGCCAGTCTGGGGGTTGGCAGTTCGGTCCTGGGCAAATTGGGCGGCGTGGCCAAGTTGCACAAGCCTGGCGTTGAGCAAGCCGCTTTTGCGGTTCTGAAATCACCGGATATTCCCTCCATCCTGGTGGAAGCGGGCTTCATATCGAATCCCCAGGAAGAGAAAAACCTGGCCACTGAGTGGTATCGCAACAAGCTGGCCGGCGCGATCATGAAAGGCATTGATGACTACTTCCAGAAAACGCCGCCGCCTGGAACCCTGCTGGCGTCGCAAAAACAGAATCGCCAGGGTGGAAACAGCATCAGCCACTACCGGATACAGCGTGGAGACACGCTATCCGGCGTGGCCAGGAAGAATCAGACGACCGTCAGTGAGCTGATGCAGTATAACGACCTTCGGGACGACCGTGTTATGGTAGGGCAAACCATTCGTATTCCCGCGTCCTGA